Sequence from the Salinicoccus sp. Bachu38 genome:
GCTTCCAACTGCCGGTCGCTCTGGTGATCATCACAAGTGTACTTGCAGTCATACACAGGAATGGATGGATGAATCTGGGATGGATAGAAAGCATGCCTCTATTCGAGAGTTCATTCGAATGGATTCCAGTCCTGATTATCGGATATATCGCCGGTTATCTGATCGGCATGAAACAAGAAAAGGTAAAATACTCATAATAAAAAGCGCATCCAGAGGATGCGCTTTTTATTATGGGATTAGTATCGGTGTTCTTCCTTGAGTTCCAGGAGTCTCGTCTTGAGTTCCTCTTCCATGCTTTCAAGCTCGCGCTCTGCCGCCTGGCGTTTCTGCGAACCTTCCTGCTGGATCCTCAATGTCTCTTCAATGGTGGTTACCAGGTTTTCCTGGGTGGTCTTCAATGTTTCGATATCTACGATACCCCGTTCATTCTCCTGGGCTGTCCGTATTGAGTTCTGTTTCAGCATTTCAGAGTTCTTGGTCAACAGGTCATTGGTCGTATTGGTGACTGCCTGCTGGGCCTGTGAAGCCGATTCCTGACGGAGCAGAGTGAGGGCGATGGCCATCTGGTTCTTCCAAAGCGGTATGCTTGTCAGGATGGAGCTCTGGATCTTCTCCGCCAGCGTCTGGTTGATGTTCTGGATCATTCTGATCTGTGGGGCAGACTGCAGGGTGATCTGCCTTGAGAGCTTGAGGTCATGGATACGTTTTTCAAGCCGGTTGATATACTGCATCATGTCATTTACTTCCTGGACATGCATCTGATTGCTCGATTCCTCGGCCTTTCTTCTCAGCTCGGGCAGTGTTTCGTTCTCAAGTTCTTCCTTCTTCATTTCGGCAGCCGCAATGTAGATGTTGATTGCATCAAAGTAGTCCTTGTTCTGGTCATACAGTTTGTCGAGCAGGTGCACATCTTTGACCAGGACTTCCTTGGCATGCTCAAGCTGTATACCGATACGGTCCACCTGTGAAGCTACGCTCTGGTGTTTCGAAATCAGCTCGTTTACAGATTTCTTCACTCTTCGGAATATGCGGTTGAAAATATTCTTCTTCTCTTTCGTCAGTTCATCCGGGTCGATCTCCTTCAGTTTCTTCATCAGGCTCTCCAACGTCTCTCCGATGGGGCCAACGTCTTTCGACTGGACTTCCGAGAGCATCTGGTGGGAGAACTTGGACAGTGCCTGCTGGGCATTCGAGCCATATTGGATGAGTGCATCATTATCAAGGGGTTCTATCTTGTTCTTGATCTCTTCAATCTTCTTCAGGTCTTCTTCTGTAAACCTTTCCTGATAGGTCGTCAGCGTGCTCTGTTCCCTTTTTTCCTCAACGGCCATCTCAGGCTGGGGGATGAGATCCGTATCTTCATCCACTGAAGAGAATGGGTCGGATAATAGCTTCTCTTTTAATTTATTTTCCTCTTTCATCATCTTCACCTCTGTTTTGATATACTGGCTCTTTCTCTTTTTTCTTCAGGTCCACCTTCTGTTTTTCAAGTTTATTATCCAGTTTGAGTGTGGACATGGTACGTTTCCTATTCAATTTTATGAAATCCTTCTCAACTTCCAGAGCCTGATAGCTGTCCCTGTTCATCGCCGACAGGTTGGACTGTATGGTTCTTTTGAGCTCAAGCAGTGAAATCCTTGTTTCGTGCAGCTTCACCTTTTCTTCCTTCGTCTTGCCCGGCATCTTGTACAGGAAGAGATACTGCTCGATGGTGTTCACCGCAGAATCAAGATTCGAATGAAAGAATTGCTGGACATTGAAAAAGAGTTTGGGATCATTTTCAACCGCCTGGTATATGGTCCGGACAAGACGGTTGATATCGTATATGAGTTTCGCGTCCTTTAAAGTCCGTACGTTCTTGTAGCTCTGTCTCAGCCTTTTGATCTTTTCCCTCGCTTCAGACAGCTGGCTTTTGACATAACGGTATTCACTTTTTGATATTCCCATTTTCTGCAACTGCGAATTCAGGCTTATCGATTGGGTGGGGAAGTAGGCTGCAAAAAAGCCGCCCGTCGCAATCATCATATCGAAAGCCAGATGGATATCGAAGGCGATCATCGAAAACATGCCAGCTACAACCGCGACCGGTATGGAAATCAATGAGGCGAACCAGTGTGATATATTATTCTTCATCTTTAAATTACACCTTCAGTCAATACTATTTGGTTACAAATCTATCATAGCCATCTTCCAGGGGAATCGTTTTGACCGAATAGTCATCAACATTCGAAGCAGGGGAGGCACCTTGTGTGACCTGCTGTACAAATTCATCCAGATCCGATTCCGTGCCGGTGGCCAGTATTTCAACATAGTCCCGGACATTTGCTGCATAGCCGGTGATATTCAGCCGGTCTGCAATGACTTTTGTCGAATACCTGAAGCCGACACCCTGGACATGTCCGGATACGATTATCATTCTTGATTCCATTTGCAACACCTCTTATACTATATTATAGGATTTTTAGCTTGATAATGCGAATTATACGCGTATATAATACATATATTATCAAACGTGAATGGAGTTTTTAAAATGTTTAAGATTGTCATACTCAGAGCAGATTACGAAGGCTGGTGGCTTTTTGAGGGGTGGCAGGAAGGCATCGTCAGACAGTTCAGCTACGAGTCTGAAAAAGCCATGAAAGATGCATATACGGATATCATCCAGAAAATGAAAGAACAGTTCCATTCATTCAAAGAAGGAAAATACAACCTTCTCGCATTCTTCAACGGCTGTGAGATGGCGCACTGTGAAGATTGCGGAGAAGACCTGCAGATATTCTATACACCGATGATGCTTAAAGACGGGGAATTATTTGCATAATATTATTAGAATATTCATAAAAAAGTACAAAACCGGTAAAGAATCGTTTGCAAATCCGATCCATATGGCTTATAATTGGGATATCAATAAGTATTCTCCATATAAGAAATTGTATGTACCATACATTTCTATGGTATATGGATTATGCTATTGAATATCGTCACTGGAGGATTTAATTAATGAAACAAGGTACAGTAAAATGGTTCAATGCAGAAAAAGGTTTTGGCTTCATCGAAATCGAGGGTGAAAACGACGTATTCGTACACTTCTCCGCTATCAATCAAGAAGGCTACAAATCCCTTGAAGAAGGTCAGTCAGTAGAATTCGAAGTCGTTGAAGGCGACCGCGGCCCACAAGCTGCAAACGTTGTTAAACTCTAATATAAATCTATTTATGATAAATTGATTTGTATCATCTGAACCTGGGCTTGGCCCAGGTTTTTTATATGCATTTCTATATACAAAAATAAAAAGAGCCCAAGGGCTCTTTTTATTTTATATCACATCATTTTCCACAAGCTGTTTCAGGCTCTGCCTTCTGATGACTTCCCTTACATTGTCTTCAGTGACAAATACAACGGCTGGTTTCCTCATCTGATTGTAATTCGAAGCCATGGAGTAGTGGTAGGCACCTGTCGTACCGACCGCAATCAGGTCTCCACGCCTGATATTCTCGGGCAGGGAAAGATTCTTTCCAATGACATCACCGGATTCACATAGCTTGCCGACAACGTGTGAGTCGATATTTTTTCCCTCTCCAGCGTCTACAGTCAATACCTCGTATTTTGCATCATACAGAGGTGTCCGGATATGATCGCTCATTCCTCCGTCAATCGACACATACCTTGATACGCCTGGAATATCCTTTACGACACCCACTTCGTAGACGGTGATGCCGGCTTCTGCTGCAATTGAACGGCCCGGCTCTATCATGATGTGGGGAAAGGCGATGTCATATTCGTCAGCAAGGGATTTCAGCTTTCCAATAATCCGGGAGAACCCTTCCTCAATCGGGAATCTTACATCCTCTTCAGTATAGCGGACACCATAACCGCCACCCATATTCAATATTTCAACATCGATGGAGGTACTGGACAGCCATTCAAAAACGACTTCCAAAGCTTTCAGGAAGGGACCTTCCTCGGATATCTGCGAACCGAGATGATAATGGACACCCTTGAAATTCAACTGGTTACTGCTATGTATCCTGTCGATGGCCTCCTGTGCAGTCCCATTTTGAATCGACAGGCCGAACTTGCTGTCTTCCTGGCCGGTCTGGATATACGAATGTGTATTTACATCGATGCCCGGATTGATTCTTAGCAGGACATCAACCGGCTGATCGGCGAGGCGGTCGAGGAGCGCCACTTCATCCATTGCATCCACTACAAATAATCCAATACCCATTTCAAGTGCATATTCGATTTCTTCGGTGGTCTTGTTATTCCCATGGAAGTGTATGTGCGAAGCCGGAAATCCTGCTTCCAGTGCCGTGTACAGCTCGCCTGCCGAAACGACGTCAAGCTTCATGTCCTCCTCTTCGAGAAGTTTGACCATCTGTATGGAAGTGAATGCCTTTGAAGCATACGAAATGGAGTAATCCAGCGATTCCCCTTCAAAAACACTGTGGTATCTCCTGCACTGGTTGCGGAGTGCGTCTTCATCGTAGACGAAAAGGGGAGTTCCATATTGTTCCGTCAGCCCTCTCAGGGAATGTCCATTCAAATGCAGTTCATCATTGATATACGTTAGTGTCATTTAAAATCACCTTTTTTAAAGAATTGTAGTTCAGCGCACCCAGCTGCTCGGAGTTTGCACCTGCACCGAGGGCCGTGTACTCGTCGATCCTCAAATCATTGCTGTACATGATGACTTCATCATCCAGGGTCACATCTTCATCCACTTCCACAATCATATGGCTCATCATCAAAGCCCTGATCGCATAGCGCTTTCCATCGATCATGCAGTCGAATTCAGCACGCTTCCTCAAAATGCCGTCCCCATAGCCGATATCGACCACTGCAATCTTCGTATCGTTTTCAGGCTGATAACTTCCGCCATAGCCGCACTTCTGGTTGGCGCAAAGTCGTCTCAACTGGACGATGGGCGCCTTCAATGTCATGCTCTGGACATAACTTTCAGCAGGAAGCGTTGCATAGGGGCGTGAGCCGTACAAGGCGATGCCGAGTCTCAGATGGGTGTGTCCGTTGAACAGACCATCACGTGCAAAGCTTGCACTGTTCTGGGCATGGATGTAGTCGAAGGTGTGTCCTGTAGACAGAACGTCGGAAAGAAGCGTCAACCATAGCTCCCTTTCCACTTCGTATTCTTCCATATCAAGTTCATCGGCATAGCCGAAGTGTGTCCAGATGCCAGTAATATCCACTCTGGCATGCTGGGGGAGGGAATATGCATCGTTGATGACTTCAACCATATCTTCGGATGTGCTGAAGCCGGAACGGTTGAAGAGTCCTGCATACTCCAGATGTACGCTGATGCCGGAGAGTGCCTCCCTATATTCATGGTAGTATTCCAGGGATGGCAATGTAATATGAAAACCATTTTCCCTGACCGTCTGGAAATCATAGGTCGGATTCATCAGGAAAACCATTGCGTCCCGGGAGATCCTTCTGATTTCAAGCGCCTCATCCATCGAAGTGGTAGCGAACGAATGGATGCCAGCCTCAAGAAATGCTTTTACGGAAAATTCCAGACCATAATTATATGCATTATTCTTAACAACAGCGATGACATTCTTGCCTCCTGTTGCCGCTTTGGCCGTCTGTATGAATTGTTTTCTGTCTATTGTGAGTGTGCCACCCATTCCATCCACTTCCTTCTTATATTTCTTCCATCAGCGCTTCATAATAATCTGCCACTTTCACCAGCACTGCTTCGTCGAGATCGAATGTCGATGTATGCAGGCTGCTTGTAAATCCCTTTTCTTCATTCCGGCTCCCGAAAAATATGAAATACGAAGGAGCGATCCGGTCGTAGAAACTGAAGTCCTCACCGAACAGGTAAGGCTTGTCACTGTCGATGATATTGATATTGATGGAGGCCAGCGCCGCCTCCACGGACTGTCTCAGTGAAGCTGCGTTCATTACAGGCGGATACCCTTCATTGAAGGTGACCTCCACCTCGGAACTGAACAGCTCTGTGGCTGTACGGGCCAATGTTTTCATCCGTTCCTTTATCGTTTCAAGATCTTCCATCTCATAAGTCCGTATCGTACCTTCGAGATACCCCTTGCTTGCAACGGTGTTGATCGCTTCACCGGCATTCAGATTTCCGATATGGATGATATTGCGGTTCAATCCATTGAGGTGGAAGTGCTGGAGCTGTGTCAGCTGCGTTGTGATGTGAAGCAGGGTTTCTATCGCTGATATGCCATCATGCTTCGCCGCCACATGGGCCGACTTTCCATCGACGTAGAATCGGAATTCGGTTGCGCTTGCAGTGATTTCACCGTCCCGAAGCACCACTTTGCCTTCGTCTTCATTGGGCATCATATGGACGCCGAACACCGCTTCAATATCCTCATCAGGATCCCAGGCATCGATGAGCTGGTTGGCACCTGCCGCCGTCTCTTCGGAAGGTTGGAAAATGAATATGACATTGTGCTTCAGCTCTCCTGCGTCATGCAAAGTTTTACAGCGTTTTGCGAAAAGCATCAAGGCTGCCGTATGGCCATCGTGTCCACACGCATGCATGGCATGGTCTTTTGTACTGCGGTAGGGTACATCATTCTCCTCTTGTATCGGCAGGGCATCTATATCCGCCCTGAAGGCGATGGTCCTGTCGGAATTCCCCGACAGATGAGCAACGGCCCCTGTTTCAAGAGGCCGTTCAAAAGGAATATCCATCTGCTGCAGAAACCCGAGGATGTATTCTGTCGTCTCGAATTCCTGCATGCTTGTTTCAGGATGCTGATGCAGCACCCGTCTGTGCTCAGTCACAAATTCAATATCAGTCATTAAGCTTCCTCAGCGCTGAAACGATTTCCCTCTTGGAGCTGTCCACATCCTGGGACTGCTTGATCACTTTTGCAGGTGTACCTGCTACAACCGCCCCCGCTGGAACATCATCCGTAACAATTGCTCCCGCTGCTACAATCGCGCCTTTTCCGACCCTCACACCTTCAAGGATAACGGCATTTGCACCGATCAGGACATCATCCTCTATGACTACCGGGGAAGCACTTGGCGGCTCGATGACACCGGCGAGTACCGAACCTGCGCCCACATGGACGTTCTTGCCTGTGACAGCACGTCCGCCGAGGGATGCGTTCATATCTATCATTGTACCTTCGCCGACGATTGCACCAATATTGATCGTAGCACCCATCATAACGACTGCACCATCTTCAATTACGGCATTCTCACGGATGAACGCGCCCGGTTCTATGCGTGCATTCGTTTCTGAAAGATCTTTCAACGGAATTGCAGAGTTTCTTCTGTCCATTTCAACTTCGATATCTGTGATGATATCCTTGTTGTATTCTTCGAATGCTTTCCAATCCGCCAGATCTGCAAAGATCGTTTTGGAAGTTTCACTGCCGAACACTTTGAGTGTATCCGGGAATTCCACACCTTCAAAGTTTCCGTTGACGTATACTTTCACCGGTGTCACCTTGTGTGCATTACTGATGTACTGGATGATTTCTTCTGCTGTAAAGTTTTCCATTCTACTATCTCTCCTCGAATAAATTATTGTAGTCGTAAAAGCCATTCGGACGATTGACCAGAACATTTGCAGCTTTCAGTGCACCATTCGCAAATATTTCCTTGGATTGTGCCTGATGGGTGATCTCGATGACTTCGTCATCTTTAGCAAATATAACATCATGTGTACCTACAATGGAACCGCCCCTGATCGCACTGATGCCAATCTCTTCCTTCTTCCTTTTTTCATGGATATTGGACCTGTCATAGACCGGATAGCTGTTTTCACGGTGATCCAGAGCGGTATCGAGCAATTTTACGAGTGTCCCGCTTGGTGCATCGACTTTCTTATTATGATGGCGTTCCACCATCTCCAGATCGAACTCATCCAGCATCGTCAATGCCTTCTTGAGCAGCGTATTCACTACATGTACGCCATAGCTCATGTTGGCACTGAAGAACACCGGCAATGATTCGCTTTTTTCCTTGAGTAGAGATACGATCTCTTCCTTCTGTCCTGTCGTAGCGATTACAAGAGGAGTTTTCACCTCATCCTCAAGCAGGGGCAGAAGGAGGTCCGGATGCGAGAAATCGATTGCGACATCCGCTTCTGCTGCATCAATCGTGTCGAATGCAGGGTAGGGGGCGTCCTTGCCGCTGCCTGCAATGATTCCAACTATTTCATGCCCCTCTTCTTCGGCAAGTCTTGCTGTAATTTTGTTCATTGTGCCGTAGCCTATGAGGAGGATCTTCATACGAGGGAGCCCTCCTTGAAGTTTCTCAGCGTCTGGACCACTTCATTCAACACTTCCTCTTCAAGAGGAACAAGTGGCAGTCTGAGTTCATAATTGCCGAACCCGAGTTCACTCGTCATCGCTTTTACAGGGATCGGATTGACATCCACCTGTACGGCTCTGATCATCGGCATCAATGCATCGAACTGCTCTTTTGAATCTTTGCTGTCATTCTTTATGCTTTCATAGACTTCCTGAAGCTCACCTGGAATGATGTTTCCTACGACCGAAATCAGACCTTTTCCACCCAGCTTGCAGAAGTCATGCATATTGTCATCATTTCCACTGTACAGGATGAAATTCTGGTCTGCAGTCAGTTCGAGTACTTCTTCAGTATATCCAAGATCGCCTACAGCATCCTTCAGCGCCGCAATATTCGGGTGTCTGCTCAATTCTGCGACCGTTTCCGGTTCAATGGTCATGCCTGTTCTTCCCGGCACGTTGTACAGGACGACCGGAAGATCCGTGCTGTCTGCAATCTTTGTGAAGTGCTGATAGAGGCCGCGCTGGTTGCTTTTGTTGTAGTAGGGGGTGATGAGCATCAGTGCATCCGCTCCGATTTCTGCTGCATACTTGGACAGCTCTATGCTGGCACGTGTCGAGTTTGTTCCTGTACCGGCGATGACCGGGATCCTGCCGTCAACCGTGTCCACACCGACTTTCAGCAGTTCGCGTGCTTCATCGGAAGCCAGTGTAGGGGATTCGCCGGTTGTACCATTTACAATGATCGCCTGGGCATTGTTTTCAATCAGATACTCGATATGCTTCCTGAACGCATCATAATCCACTTCATCATTCGTAAGAGGGGTTGTAATCGCTACGCCAATACCTTCAAAAATAATATCACTATCCATTTTGAACACTCTCCGTTTCCATCATCATTTTTAGGATCTGTACCGTATTCTGCGCTGCGCCTTTTAGAAGATTATCTGCTGTACACCATATATGGAACGTATTGTCGAGCGACTCGTCCTTCCGGATGCGGCCGACGAATACTTCACTTTTTCCTGTGCTCTCAAGAGGAGTCGGGTACTCATTGTTCTCTGGATTGTCCACCAGTTTGATATGGGGGATGCCCTTGAAGACTTCACGCACCTCTTCGACAGTAGCATCCCTATCAAGGGTGACATTGATCTGAACGGCATGGCTGTTTGTGACAGGCACCCTGACACAGGTCGCCGTCACAGCGAGGTCAGGCTGACTCAGAATCTTTTGTGTTTCATCAATCATTTTTCTTTCCTCTTTTGTATAGCCATCTTCAAGGAAGACGTCTATATGGGGAAGTACATTGTCATGGATGGGATGCGGGTAGGTTGTCGGTGCCTCTCCCTTTGCACCTTCTTCAAGGTCGCGCAGACCGCCGACACCTGAACCGGATACTGCCTGGTATGTTGTATAATGGACCCTTTTGAGTCCGAATTTTTCCTTCAGTGGCTGAAGGGCGACAACAGACTGGATTGTGGAGCAGTTCGGATTTGCAATGATCCGGCGATCAAGTGCCGGCCTGTTGATTTCCGGCACGATCAGATCGATATCTTCATGCATCCGCCACTGGCTTGAATTGTCTATCACGATGGCGCCGCCTTCTTCAAAGAGTGGAGCGAATTGCTTGCTTGTGCCGCCACCGGCACTCATGATGACATAATCGAAGCCTTCCTTCGTCGCTTCCTCCGTCAGTTCCCGGACTGTATACGTCCGACCCTGCACCTGGACCTCCTTGCCCGCAGACCGGGGAGAGGAGAAGAGTACAAGCTCATCCGCTGCTATCTCATACTGCTCGAACATTTCAATCATCTTGCTTCCGACGACACCTGTCGCTCCAACTATTGCTACCTTTACCATAATGATTTCCTCCTGATTTTATAGATTGAATTTTGTCGCCAGTACTTCCACTGCCTGCCTGTCCTTTTCACTGTCCACAACATAGGAAATGCTGATTTCCGAAGTTGTGGTCTGATAGAACATGATGCCCGCTGCCTGAAGTGCCATGAAGGCCTTGGAGGCAACACCAGTCATATCGCGCATTCCGGAACCGATGATCGAGACTTTCGAATGGTTGGTCCTTACATCGAGCACCATATCCGGGTGCAGACGTTCGACCGCTTCGAATATCTCATCTAGTCGATAGGATTCGTTTCCTTTGACTGTAAAGGACAACTGGAAGCCTTCACTGTTCACGACCTGCGAGATCATATCGATATTGATGTCATGGGCTTCGAACTTTTCAAACAGATCGAAGATGAGCGTGGATTCCCGTTCGGGTTCATATAGTGTGACATGGATGATGTCACTGTCCAGCGCCACACCGGTTACTGCTTTTCTTTCAAGAACTTGTGTCTCTTCCATGATCCATGTTCCTTTCTCATCTGATAGTGTCCGTCCCAAATAAAGGGGAATCGAATGATTCTTCGCGATCTCTATGCATCGTGTTTCAAGGACGCCTGCACCGAGTGCACTCATTTCCATCATTTCATCATACGTAATTTCATATATTCTTCCTGCTTCTCCATATACACGCGGGTCTGTGGCATAGACACCATTCACATCCGTATATATTTCACATGGCATGTTGCAGCGTGCCGCTATGGCCACTGCCGTCGTATCGGATCCTCCGCGTCCAAGCGTGGTGATCTCCATATTGTCGTTGATGCCCTGAAATCCGGCTATGGCGATGACATCATGGGTTTCCAAAGCGGCTTCCAGGTGATGCTGATCAATATCCGCAATCCTGCTTTTCATGTGGCCGCCAAATGTCTTTATGCCTGCCTGGTAGCCTGTCATCGCCTTTGTCCGTATGCCAAGATCTTCAAGGACGATCGAGAGGTAGGAGATGGTCTGCTGCTCTCCTGTAGTCAGCAGCAGTGCCACATGGTCCTCCTTCGGAGTGGAGGAGAGGCTGTTTGCATTCAACAGAAGTTCATCTGTTGTGCCGCCCATTGCACTGACTACGACAATCAGCTTTTCTCCCCGGGAAACCCTTGATTTCAATTCATTCGCAATCTCTTTTATCTTGTCGAAATCCCCAACTGATGTTCCGCCAAATTTCAAAACGCTCGTTTCCATATGTCCTCCTGTAGGGAAGCACTCACTCAAACTAAAAAAACAAGCCCGGCGGAATGCCGGACTTGTTCTGATCTATACACAAGTGATGCACTCCATTATTGTAAAAATAATGACAGACCTGTAGCTCTTAACCCTCAGATCCAATGACTTGCCGCTGCAACGGCAGGCCATTTCGGCATCGCACCCTTTCACACACTTAAAGTTCGCAGACTTTATGTTAAGTGGCTACTCATGATTGATGCGCCTCATCCAACTGATATTTAATTTTATAAATGCCATTATACATACATAAATCATGCATGTAAACTATTTTTTTAAAAATATATGCAATTGTCTATAAATTACGATTTTATAAGGCCTTGATCCTTCAGATACTCCTCGTAGGTGGACTCCTTGACGATGGCACCGGAATTCTTCAGATCAATCACCTTGTTTGTGATCGTGTTGATGAACTCAAAGTCATGGGAAGTGAATATGATCGAGCCTTTGAAGTCTTTGAGACCGTCATTCACTGCAGTGATGCTTTCCAGGTCGAGGTGGTTGGTCGGCTCATCGAGCAGGATGACATTCGCTTTTGACAGCATCATCTTCGACAGCATTGCACGGACTTTTTCCCCACCTGACAATACGCTTGCCTTCTTTTTGGCTTCTTCGCCGCTGAACAGCATTCTTCCAAGGAATCCTCTCAGGAAGGTTTCCGTCTGTTCTTCAGGTGGCGCATACTGGCGCAGCCAGTCGACAAGGTTCGTATTGACGCCTTCGAAATATTCCGAGTTGTCTTTCGGCATATAGCTCTGGCTTGTCGTCACTCCCCATTTGACTTCGCCCGCGTCCGGGGTGATTTCACCAGCCAGGATGCGGAGGAGGGTAGTCCGCGCGATTTCAGAGGAGCCGATCAGGACCGCCTTGTCATATGGATCCAGCGTAAAGCTTACGTCGTCCAGCACTTTATTCCCATCCACACTGTGCGTCAGCCCTTTGACATAGAGCAGATCGTTGCCGATTTCTCGGTCCGGTGTGAATTTCACGAAAGGATACTTCCTGGACGATGGCTTGATGTCCTCGAGTTCGATCTTCTCAAGCGTCTTCTTACGGCTCGTCGCCTGCTTGGATTTGGAGGCATTCGCACTGAAGCGTGCAACGAAATCCTTCAGTTCCTTTATCTTCTCTTCCTTCTTCTTGTTCTGGTCCTGGGCCATCTGCTGGGCCAGCTGGCTGGATTGGTACCAGAAGTCATAGTTGCCTACATACAACTGTATTTTTCCGAAGTCGAGGTCGGCAATATGTGTGCACACATTATTCAGGAAATGGCGGTCGTGGGAAACCACGATAACAGTATTGTCGAAATTAATCAGGAATTCTTCAAGCCATTGGATCGCTTCTATATCGAGGCCGTTGGTCGGCTCATCGAGGAGCAGTACATCAGGGTTGCCGAACAGGCTTTGTGCAAGCAGAACTTTGACTTTCTGGTTGTTTTCAAGTTCTGACATGTTCTTGTCGACCAGGCTTGAATCTATGCCCAGACCATGCAATAGGCTTTCAGCATCGGATTCGGCCGTCCAGCCGCCCATTTCTCCATATTCACCTTCGAGTTCAGCAGCACGTATGCCATCCTCATCTGAAAAATCGGGCTTCATATATATTTCATTCTTTTCATTCATGACTTCCCACAGCTTTGCGTGGCCCATCATTACGACATCCAGGACGCGATACTCTTCATATCCGAAATGGTCCTGCTTAAGGACGGCCAGACGCTCATCCTTCCCCATGCTCACATGGCCGGTCTGAGCCTCCATTTCTCCTGAGAGTATTTTGAGGAACGTCGACTTGCCGGCACCATTTGCGCCGATCAGCCCGTAGCAATTCCCCGGGGTGAACTTTATATTTACATCTTCAAACAGTTTGCGGTCGCCAAACCTCAGACCAACATCTATAACCTGTAGCATAGGCATTCTCCTTTAGTATATTCTTAAGCGATGATAACACATTTATGGTACCATTGAAATATAATTCTAGGAGGGCGGATACCAATGAAGCACGAATTGCGCCGATTTTCCAGTATAATGGATGACAGTCGTCGTACCGTATTTTTCACTGGTGCAGGGGTGTCGGTAAAAAGCGGCATCCCCGATTTCAGAAGTATGGGTGGCCTGTTCGATGAAATCAGCAGGGCAGGCCATTCGCCGGAATATCTTTTGAGCAGGGCACACCTTGAGGATGAACCGGAAAGTTTCATCCGTTTCTACAGGAAACGTCTGATGCTTGCAGACAAGGCCCCGAACATTGTGCATGACTTCATCGCGCACGAAGAAGCAGAGGGCCGTTCGCTCGGGGTCATCACCCAGAACATAGATGG
This genomic interval carries:
- a CDS encoding M20 metallopeptidase family protein, whose translation is MTDIEFVTEHRRVLHQHPETSMQEFETTEYILGFLQQMDIPFERPLETGAVAHLSGNSDRTIAFRADIDALPIQEENDVPYRSTKDHAMHACGHDGHTAALMLFAKRCKTLHDAGELKHNVIFIFQPSEETAAGANQLIDAWDPDEDIEAVFGVHMMPNEDEGKVVLRDGEITASATEFRFYVDGKSAHVAAKHDGISAIETLLHITTQLTQLQHFHLNGLNRNIIHIGNLNAGEAINTVASKGYLEGTIRTYEMEDLETIKERMKTLARTATELFSSEVEVTFNEGYPPVMNAASLRQSVEAALASININIIDSDKPYLFGEDFSFYDRIAPSYFIFFGSRNEEKGFTSSLHTSTFDLDEAVLVKVADYYEALMEEI
- the dapA gene encoding 4-hydroxy-tetrahydrodipicolinate synthase produces the protein MDSDIIFEGIGVAITTPLTNDEVDYDAFRKHIEYLIENNAQAIIVNGTTGESPTLASDEARELLKVGVDTVDGRIPVIAGTGTNSTRASIELSKYAAEIGADALMLITPYYNKSNQRGLYQHFTKIADSTDLPVVLYNVPGRTGMTIEPETVAELSRHPNIAALKDAVGDLGYTEEVLELTADQNFILYSGNDDNMHDFCKLGGKGLISVVGNIIPGELQEVYESIKNDSKDSKEQFDALMPMIRAVQVDVNPIPVKAMTSELGFGNYELRLPLVPLEEEVLNEVVQTLRNFKEGSLV
- a CDS encoding aspartate kinase; this translates as METSVLKFGGTSVGDFDKIKEIANELKSRVSRGEKLIVVVSAMGGTTDELLLNANSLSSTPKEDHVALLLTTGEQQTISYLSIVLEDLGIRTKAMTGYQAGIKTFGGHMKSRIADIDQHHLEAALETHDVIAIAGFQGINDNMEITTLGRGGSDTTAVAIAARCNMPCEIYTDVNGVYATDPRVYGEAGRIYEITYDEMMEMSALGAGVLETRCIEIAKNHSIPLYLGRTLSDEKGTWIMEETQVLERKAVTGVALDSDIIHVTLYEPERESTLIFDLFEKFEAHDINIDMISQVVNSEGFQLSFTVKGNESYRLDEIFEAVERLHPDMVLDVRTNHSKVSIIGSGMRDMTGVASKAFMALQAAGIMFYQTTTSEISISYVVDSEKDRQAVEVLATKFNL
- the dapD gene encoding 2,3,4,5-tetrahydropyridine-2,6-dicarboxylate N-acetyltransferase codes for the protein MENFTAEEIIQYISNAHKVTPVKVYVNGNFEGVEFPDTLKVFGSETSKTIFADLADWKAFEEYNKDIITDIEVEMDRRNSAIPLKDLSETNARIEPGAFIRENAVIEDGAVVMMGATINIGAIVGEGTMIDMNASLGGRAVTGKNVHVGAGSVLAGVIEPPSASPVVIEDDVLIGANAVILEGVRVGKGAIVAAGAIVTDDVPAGAVVAGTPAKVIKQSQDVDSSKREIVSALRKLND
- the dapB gene encoding 4-hydroxy-tetrahydrodipicolinate reductase is translated as MKILLIGYGTMNKITARLAEEEGHEIVGIIAGSGKDAPYPAFDTIDAAEADVAIDFSHPDLLLPLLEDEVKTPLVIATTGQKEEIVSLLKEKSESLPVFFSANMSYGVHVVNTLLKKALTMLDEFDLEMVERHHNKKVDAPSGTLVKLLDTALDHRENSYPVYDRSNIHEKRKKEEIGISAIRGGSIVGTHDVIFAKDDEVIEITHQAQSKEIFANGALKAANVLVNRPNGFYDYNNLFEER
- a CDS encoding aspartate-semialdehyde dehydrogenase, producing MVKVAIVGATGVVGSKMIEMFEQYEIAADELVLFSSPRSAGKEVQVQGRTYTVRELTEEATKEGFDYVIMSAGGGTSKQFAPLFEEGGAIVIDNSSQWRMHEDIDLIVPEINRPALDRRIIANPNCSTIQSVVALQPLKEKFGLKRVHYTTYQAVSGSGVGGLRDLEEGAKGEAPTTYPHPIHDNVLPHIDVFLEDGYTKEERKMIDETQKILSQPDLAVTATCVRVPVTNSHAVQINVTLDRDATVEEVREVFKGIPHIKLVDNPENNEYPTPLESTGKSEVFVGRIRKDESLDNTFHIWCTADNLLKGAAQNTVQILKMMMETESVQNG